From Magnolia sinica isolate HGM2019 chromosome 13, MsV1, whole genome shotgun sequence, one genomic window encodes:
- the LOC131222882 gene encoding serine/threonine-protein kinase Aurora-2: MAIAAETPQEEKKSSSEVVPAAEKRRWTLNDFDIGKPLGRGKFGHVYLAREKKSNHIVALKVLFKSQLKQSQVEHQLRREVEIQSHLRHPNILRLYGYFYDQTRVYLILEYAAKGELYKELQKCKYFSEKRAATYIASLARALIYCHGKHVIHRDIKPENLLIGVQGELKIADFGWSVHTFNRRRTMCGTLDYLPPEMVESVEHDSGVDIWSLGVLCYEFLYGVPPFEAKEHSDTYRRIIKVDLKFPPKPVVSSSAKDLISQMLVKDSSQRLPLHKLLEHPWIIQNADPSGVYRG; this comes from the exons atGGCGATCGCTGCGGAAACTCCCCAAGAAGAGAAGAAG TCATCGTCCGAGGTTGTTCCAGCAGCGGAGAAGAGGAGGTGGACTCTCAATGATTTTGACATCGGAAAGCCTCTTGGAAGAGGCAAGTTTGGTCATGTTTACCTGGCAAGAGAGAAGAAg AGCAATCATATTGTGGCACTCAAGGTTCTCTTTAAGAGCCAGCTGAAGCAGTCTCAGGTTGAGCATCAGCTGCGCAGGGAAGTCGAAATTCAGAGTCATCTTCGCCACCCAAACATATTACGTCTTTATGGGTACTTCTACGATCAG ACTCGAGTTTATTTGATATTAGAATATGCAGCGAAAGGTGAACTATACAAGGAACTGCAGAAATGCAAATATTTCAGCGAAAAACGTGCTGCTACT TACATTGCTTCGTTAGCACGGGCATTAATATATTGCCATGGTAAACATGTCATACATAGAGACATCAAACCAGAGAATCTTCTAATCGGCGTACAG GGTGAACTGAAAATTGCAGATTTTGGGTGGTCTGTGCACACGTTCAACCGCAGGCGGACAATGTGTGGTACTCTGGATTATCTTCCACCCGAGATGG TGGAAAGTGTAGAGCATGACTCTGGAGTAGACATTTGGAGCTTGGGAGTATTGTGCTATGAATTTCTGTATGGGGTGCCACCATTCGAAGCAAAGGAACACTCAGATACATATAGAAG GATTATAAAGGTCGATCTGAAGTTTCCCCCGAAACCAGTTGTTTCTTCCTCCGCGAAAGACCTCATTAGTCAG ATGCTGGTCAAAGATTCCTCGCAGCGTCTCCCACTACACAAGCTTCTTGAGCATCCATGGATAATCCAAAATGCAGATCCCTCAGGCGTCTACAGGGGGTGA
- the LOC131222883 gene encoding ATP-dependent 6-phosphofructokinase 3-like isoform X2, with amino-acid sequence MGSAKRSPPKIILGNAGYVLEDVPHLTDYIPDLPTYPNPLQDNAAYSVVKQYFVHVDDTVPQKIVVHKNSPRGIHFRRAGPRQKVYFESDEVHACIVTCGGLCPGLNTVIREIVCGLHHMYGVSKILGIEGGFRGFYSRNTISLTPKFVNDIHKRGGTILGTSRGGHDTSKIVDSIQDRGINQVYIIGGDGTQKGASAIYEEIERRGLKVVVAGIPKTIDNDIAVIDKSFGFDTAVEEAQRAINAAHVEAESIENGLGVVKLMGRYSGFIAMYATLASRDVDCCLIPESPFYLEGPGGLFEYVEKKLKENGHMVLVVAEGAGQELVAESIRSMDLEDASGNKLLLDVGLWISQKIKIQHI; translated from the exons ATGGGATCTGCCAAAAGATCTCCGCCGAAGATCATTCTCGGAAACGCTGGATATGTTCTTGAAGATGTCCCGCACCTGACTGATTATATTCCCGATCTTCCT ACTTATCCAAATCCTTTGCAAGATAATGCAGCATATTCAGTTGTTAA GCAGTATTTTGTTCATGTTGACGATACTGTCCCTCAAAAG ATTGTTGTTCATAAAAATAGCCCGAGAGGGATACACTTTCGACGTGCAGGTCCCCGTCAGAAG GTGTATTTCGAGTCGGATGAAGTCCATGCATGCATTGTAACATGTGGGGGCCTGTGCCCCGGGCTTAACACGGTGATTAGGGAAATAGTATGCGGTTTGCACCACATGTACGGAGTCAGCAAAATCCTTGGAATAGAG GGAGGATTCAGGGGTTTCTATTCTCGCAACACTATTTCTTTAACACCCAAATTTGTCAATGATATCCACAAACGTGGAGGAACCATCCTCGGAACATCACGAGGAGGCCACGATACTTCAAAGATAGTTGATAGCATTCAGGACAGGGGGATTAATCAG GTCTACATTATTGGAGGAGATGGAACCCAGAAGGGGGCATCTGCAATATATGAG GAAATTGAAAGGCGTGGTCTTAAAGTTGTAGTTGCTGGAATCCCTAAGACCATTGATAATGACATTGCG GTAATTGACAAGTCCTTTGGTTTTGACACTGCTGTGGAAGAGGCTCAGCGGGCCATTAATGCAGCACATGTTGAAGCTGAAAGTATCGAGAATGGTTTGGGTGTTGTGAAGCTTATGGGCCGTTACAGTG GGTTCATTGCAATGTATGCTACTCTTGCCAGTCGAGATGTG GACTGTTGCTTGATTCCAGAGTCACCCTTTTATCTGGAAGGACCAGGTGGGCTTTTCGAGTACGtggaaaaaaaactcaaagagaatGGACACATGGTTCTTGTTGTAGCTGAAGGTGCGGGACAGGAGCTTGTTGCCGAAAGCATCCGATCAATGGACCTAGAGGATGCTTCAGGAAACAAGCTACTGCTTGATGTTGGGCTATGGATATCACAGAAGATTAAG ATCCAACATATATGA
- the LOC131222883 gene encoding ATP-dependent 6-phosphofructokinase 3-like isoform X1 — translation MGSAKRSPPKIILGNAGYVLEDVPHLTDYIPDLPTYPNPLQDNAAYSVVKQYFVHVDDTVPQKIVVHKNSPRGIHFRRAGPRQKVYFESDEVHACIVTCGGLCPGLNTVIREIVCGLHHMYGVSKILGIEGGFRGFYSRNTISLTPKFVNDIHKRGGTILGTSRGGHDTSKIVDSIQDRGINQVYIIGGDGTQKGASAIYEEIERRGLKVVVAGIPKTIDNDIAVIDKSFGFDTAVEEAQRAINAAHVEAESIENGLGVVKLMGRYSGFIAMYATLASRDVDCCLIPESPFYLEGPGGLFEYVEKKLKENGHMVLVVAEGAGQELVAESIRSMDLEDASGNKLLLDVGLWISQKIKDYFSKRQKTVNLKYIDPTYMIRAIPSNASDNVCCTLLAQSAVHGAMAGYTGFTVGLVNGRHTYIPFHRVNEKRNEVVITDRMWARLLSSTHQPSFLSSKDILEEKPEEPTQLLDGAHCMYDGDDKVVADEISKCNSK, via the exons ATGGGATCTGCCAAAAGATCTCCGCCGAAGATCATTCTCGGAAACGCTGGATATGTTCTTGAAGATGTCCCGCACCTGACTGATTATATTCCCGATCTTCCT ACTTATCCAAATCCTTTGCAAGATAATGCAGCATATTCAGTTGTTAA GCAGTATTTTGTTCATGTTGACGATACTGTCCCTCAAAAG ATTGTTGTTCATAAAAATAGCCCGAGAGGGATACACTTTCGACGTGCAGGTCCCCGTCAGAAG GTGTATTTCGAGTCGGATGAAGTCCATGCATGCATTGTAACATGTGGGGGCCTGTGCCCCGGGCTTAACACGGTGATTAGGGAAATAGTATGCGGTTTGCACCACATGTACGGAGTCAGCAAAATCCTTGGAATAGAG GGAGGATTCAGGGGTTTCTATTCTCGCAACACTATTTCTTTAACACCCAAATTTGTCAATGATATCCACAAACGTGGAGGAACCATCCTCGGAACATCACGAGGAGGCCACGATACTTCAAAGATAGTTGATAGCATTCAGGACAGGGGGATTAATCAG GTCTACATTATTGGAGGAGATGGAACCCAGAAGGGGGCATCTGCAATATATGAG GAAATTGAAAGGCGTGGTCTTAAAGTTGTAGTTGCTGGAATCCCTAAGACCATTGATAATGACATTGCG GTAATTGACAAGTCCTTTGGTTTTGACACTGCTGTGGAAGAGGCTCAGCGGGCCATTAATGCAGCACATGTTGAAGCTGAAAGTATCGAGAATGGTTTGGGTGTTGTGAAGCTTATGGGCCGTTACAGTG GGTTCATTGCAATGTATGCTACTCTTGCCAGTCGAGATGTG GACTGTTGCTTGATTCCAGAGTCACCCTTTTATCTGGAAGGACCAGGTGGGCTTTTCGAGTACGtggaaaaaaaactcaaagagaatGGACACATGGTTCTTGTTGTAGCTGAAGGTGCGGGACAGGAGCTTGTTGCCGAAAGCATCCGATCAATGGACCTAGAGGATGCTTCAGGAAACAAGCTACTGCTTGATGTTGGGCTATGGATATCACAGAAGATTAAG GATTATTTCTCAAAAAGGCAGAAGACAGTGAATCTCAAATATATAG ATCCAACATATATGATCCGGGCTATTCCAAGCAATGCATCAGATAATGTATGCTGCACGCTCCTTGCTCAGAGTGCTGTTCATGGTGCAATGGCTGGATACACAGGCTTCACTGTGGGACTTGTTAATGGCAGACATACTTATATACCTTTCCAT AGAGTGAATGAGAAACGGAACGAGGTAGTAATAACCGATAGGATGTGGGCGAGGTTGCTGTCTTCAACCCACCAGCCAAGCTTCTTGAGCTCTAAAGACATCTTGGAAGAGAAGCCGGAAGAACCAACCCAATTGTTAGATGGAGCGCATTGCATGTATGATGGTGATGATAAGGTGGTTGCTGACGAAATTAGCAAATGCAACTCCAAGTGA